In Scleropages formosus chromosome 10, fSclFor1.1, whole genome shotgun sequence, a single genomic region encodes these proteins:
- the fli1 gene encoding Friend leukemia integration 1 transcription factor isoform X2, with translation MFQTVPDTASYVKEALSVVSEDQSLFEPPYAAAAPLPKPDMTASSAQDYGQAHKINPLPPQQEWINQPVRVNVKREYEHINGSRESPVDCSLGKCGKLVGGTDPSQMSYGSYMDEKNGPPPNMTTNERRVIVPADPSLWSQDHVRQWLEWAIKEYGLVEVDTSLFQSMDGKELCKMSKEDFLRLTSMYNAEVLLSHLNYLRESSSSLSYNAPSHTDQSPRLAPKEDPSYDAVRRSGWSNNMHSGKGSPAVPQSVCKTTEQQRPQPDPYQILGPTSSRLANPGSGQIQLWQFLLELLSDSANAGCITWEGTGGEFKMTDPDEVARRWGERKSKPNMNYDKLSRALRYYYDKNIMTKVHGKRYAYKFDFHGIAQALQPHPTEASMYKYPSDLAYVPPYHTHQQKVNFVSPHPPSMPVTSSNFFGPAAPYWNSPTGGIYPSPSVPRHPNSHVPSHLGSYY, from the exons GAGGCGCTATCAGTGGTGAGTGAAGACCAGTCCCTGTTCGAGCCACCGtacgctgctgctgccccctTACCCAAGCCGGATATGACTGCATCCAGCGCCCAGGACTATGGGCAGGCCCACAAGATCAACCCCTTACCCCCACAGCAGGAGTGGATTAACCAGCCCGTGCGCGTCAACGTCAAGCGGGAGTATGAACACATCAACGGATCTAG GGAGTCCCCGGTGGACTGCAGCCTGGGGAAGTGCGGTAAGCTGGTCGGCGGGACGGACCCGTCTCAAATGAGCTATGGGAGCTACATGGATGAGAAGAACGGTCCTCCCCCTAACATGAcaaccaatgagagaagagtCATTGTGCCTGCAG ACCCTTCGCTGTGGTCCCAAGACCACGTGCGGCAGTGGCTGGAGTGGGCTATCAAGGAATACGGACTGGTGGAGGTTGACACGTCTTTGTTCCAGAGCATGGATGGAAAGGAGCTCTGTAAGATGAGCAAGGAGGACTTCCTGAGGCTCACCAGCATGTACAATGCCGAAGTCCTGCTCTCACATCTCAATTACCTCAGGGAAA GCAGCTCATCGTTGTCGTACAACGCCCCATCTCACACAGACCAGTCGCCTCGCCTGGCCCCTAAAGAAG ACCCCTCGTATGATGCAGTACGGCGGTCCGGATGGTCAAACAATATGCACAGCGGGAAAG GctcaccagctgtcccacagagCGTGTGCAAAACCACCGAGCAGCAGAGACCCCAGCCAG ATCCCTACCAGATCCTGGGTCCCACCAGCAGTCGACTCGCCAACCCTG GCTCCGGGCAGATCCAGCTGTGGCAGTTCCTCCTGGAGCTGCTGTCGGACAGCGCCAACGCTGGCTGCATCACCTGGGAGGGCACGGGCGGTGAGTTCAAGATGACGGACCCGGACGAGGTGGCGCGGCGCTGGGGCGAGCGCAAGAGCAAGCCCAACATGAACTACGACAAGCTGAGCCGCGCGCTGCGCTACTACTACGACAAGAACATCATGACCAAGGTGCACGGCAAGCGCTACGCCTACAAGTTCGACTTTCACGGCATCGCCCAGGCGCTGCAGCCGCACCCGACCGAGGCATCTATGTACAAGTACCCTTCAGACCTGGCCTACGTGCCCCCCTACCACACCCACCAGCAGAAGGTCAACTTCGTCTCCCCGCACCCTCCCTCCATGCCCGTCACCTCCTCCAACTTCTTCGGGCCGGCCGCCCCTTACTGGAACTCCCCAACCGGGGGCATCTACCCCAGCCCGAGCGTGCCCCGCCACCCCAACTCCCATGTGCCGTCACATCTGGGCAGCTACTACTAA
- the fli1 gene encoding Friend leukemia integration 1 transcription factor isoform X1: MFQTVPDTASYVKVRQHRLYDQEALSVVSEDQSLFEPPYAAAAPLPKPDMTASSAQDYGQAHKINPLPPQQEWINQPVRVNVKREYEHINGSRESPVDCSLGKCGKLVGGTDPSQMSYGSYMDEKNGPPPNMTTNERRVIVPADPSLWSQDHVRQWLEWAIKEYGLVEVDTSLFQSMDGKELCKMSKEDFLRLTSMYNAEVLLSHLNYLRESSSSLSYNAPSHTDQSPRLAPKEDPSYDAVRRSGWSNNMHSGKGSPAVPQSVCKTTEQQRPQPDPYQILGPTSSRLANPGSGQIQLWQFLLELLSDSANAGCITWEGTGGEFKMTDPDEVARRWGERKSKPNMNYDKLSRALRYYYDKNIMTKVHGKRYAYKFDFHGIAQALQPHPTEASMYKYPSDLAYVPPYHTHQQKVNFVSPHPPSMPVTSSNFFGPAAPYWNSPTGGIYPSPSVPRHPNSHVPSHLGSYY, encoded by the exons GAGGCGCTATCAGTGGTGAGTGAAGACCAGTCCCTGTTCGAGCCACCGtacgctgctgctgccccctTACCCAAGCCGGATATGACTGCATCCAGCGCCCAGGACTATGGGCAGGCCCACAAGATCAACCCCTTACCCCCACAGCAGGAGTGGATTAACCAGCCCGTGCGCGTCAACGTCAAGCGGGAGTATGAACACATCAACGGATCTAG GGAGTCCCCGGTGGACTGCAGCCTGGGGAAGTGCGGTAAGCTGGTCGGCGGGACGGACCCGTCTCAAATGAGCTATGGGAGCTACATGGATGAGAAGAACGGTCCTCCCCCTAACATGAcaaccaatgagagaagagtCATTGTGCCTGCAG ACCCTTCGCTGTGGTCCCAAGACCACGTGCGGCAGTGGCTGGAGTGGGCTATCAAGGAATACGGACTGGTGGAGGTTGACACGTCTTTGTTCCAGAGCATGGATGGAAAGGAGCTCTGTAAGATGAGCAAGGAGGACTTCCTGAGGCTCACCAGCATGTACAATGCCGAAGTCCTGCTCTCACATCTCAATTACCTCAGGGAAA GCAGCTCATCGTTGTCGTACAACGCCCCATCTCACACAGACCAGTCGCCTCGCCTGGCCCCTAAAGAAG ACCCCTCGTATGATGCAGTACGGCGGTCCGGATGGTCAAACAATATGCACAGCGGGAAAG GctcaccagctgtcccacagagCGTGTGCAAAACCACCGAGCAGCAGAGACCCCAGCCAG ATCCCTACCAGATCCTGGGTCCCACCAGCAGTCGACTCGCCAACCCTG GCTCCGGGCAGATCCAGCTGTGGCAGTTCCTCCTGGAGCTGCTGTCGGACAGCGCCAACGCTGGCTGCATCACCTGGGAGGGCACGGGCGGTGAGTTCAAGATGACGGACCCGGACGAGGTGGCGCGGCGCTGGGGCGAGCGCAAGAGCAAGCCCAACATGAACTACGACAAGCTGAGCCGCGCGCTGCGCTACTACTACGACAAGAACATCATGACCAAGGTGCACGGCAAGCGCTACGCCTACAAGTTCGACTTTCACGGCATCGCCCAGGCGCTGCAGCCGCACCCGACCGAGGCATCTATGTACAAGTACCCTTCAGACCTGGCCTACGTGCCCCCCTACCACACCCACCAGCAGAAGGTCAACTTCGTCTCCCCGCACCCTCCCTCCATGCCCGTCACCTCCTCCAACTTCTTCGGGCCGGCCGCCCCTTACTGGAACTCCCCAACCGGGGGCATCTACCCCAGCCCGAGCGTGCCCCGCCACCCCAACTCCCATGTGCCGTCACATCTGGGCAGCTACTACTAA
- the fli1 gene encoding Friend leukemia integration 1 transcription factor isoform X5, which produces MTASSAQDYGQAHKINPLPPQQEWINQPVRVNVKREYEHINGSRESPVDCSLGKCGKLVGGTDPSQMSYGSYMDEKNGPPPNMTTNERRVIVPADPSLWSQDHVRQWLEWAIKEYGLVEVDTSLFQSMDGKELCKMSKEDFLRLTSMYNAEVLLSHLNYLRESSSSLSYNAPSHTDQSPRLAPKEDPSYDAVRRSGWSNNMHSGKGSPAVPQSVCKTTEQQRPQPDPYQILGPTSSRLANPGSGQIQLWQFLLELLSDSANAGCITWEGTGGEFKMTDPDEVARRWGERKSKPNMNYDKLSRALRYYYDKNIMTKVHGKRYAYKFDFHGIAQALQPHPTEASMYKYPSDLAYVPPYHTHQQKVNFVSPHPPSMPVTSSNFFGPAAPYWNSPTGGIYPSPSVPRHPNSHVPSHLGSYY; this is translated from the exons ATGACTGCATCCAGCGCCCAGGACTATGGGCAGGCCCACAAGATCAACCCCTTACCCCCACAGCAGGAGTGGATTAACCAGCCCGTGCGCGTCAACGTCAAGCGGGAGTATGAACACATCAACGGATCTAG GGAGTCCCCGGTGGACTGCAGCCTGGGGAAGTGCGGTAAGCTGGTCGGCGGGACGGACCCGTCTCAAATGAGCTATGGGAGCTACATGGATGAGAAGAACGGTCCTCCCCCTAACATGAcaaccaatgagagaagagtCATTGTGCCTGCAG ACCCTTCGCTGTGGTCCCAAGACCACGTGCGGCAGTGGCTGGAGTGGGCTATCAAGGAATACGGACTGGTGGAGGTTGACACGTCTTTGTTCCAGAGCATGGATGGAAAGGAGCTCTGTAAGATGAGCAAGGAGGACTTCCTGAGGCTCACCAGCATGTACAATGCCGAAGTCCTGCTCTCACATCTCAATTACCTCAGGGAAA GCAGCTCATCGTTGTCGTACAACGCCCCATCTCACACAGACCAGTCGCCTCGCCTGGCCCCTAAAGAAG ACCCCTCGTATGATGCAGTACGGCGGTCCGGATGGTCAAACAATATGCACAGCGGGAAAG GctcaccagctgtcccacagagCGTGTGCAAAACCACCGAGCAGCAGAGACCCCAGCCAG ATCCCTACCAGATCCTGGGTCCCACCAGCAGTCGACTCGCCAACCCTG GCTCCGGGCAGATCCAGCTGTGGCAGTTCCTCCTGGAGCTGCTGTCGGACAGCGCCAACGCTGGCTGCATCACCTGGGAGGGCACGGGCGGTGAGTTCAAGATGACGGACCCGGACGAGGTGGCGCGGCGCTGGGGCGAGCGCAAGAGCAAGCCCAACATGAACTACGACAAGCTGAGCCGCGCGCTGCGCTACTACTACGACAAGAACATCATGACCAAGGTGCACGGCAAGCGCTACGCCTACAAGTTCGACTTTCACGGCATCGCCCAGGCGCTGCAGCCGCACCCGACCGAGGCATCTATGTACAAGTACCCTTCAGACCTGGCCTACGTGCCCCCCTACCACACCCACCAGCAGAAGGTCAACTTCGTCTCCCCGCACCCTCCCTCCATGCCCGTCACCTCCTCCAACTTCTTCGGGCCGGCCGCCCCTTACTGGAACTCCCCAACCGGGGGCATCTACCCCAGCCCGAGCGTGCCCCGCCACCCCAACTCCCATGTGCCGTCACATCTGGGCAGCTACTACTAA
- the fli1 gene encoding Friend leukemia integration 1 transcription factor isoform X3 yields MDGTIKEALSVVSEDQSLFEPPYAAAAPLPKPDMTASSAQDYGQAHKINPLPPQQEWINQPVRVNVKREYEHINGSRESPVDCSLGKCGKLVGGTDPSQMSYGSYMDEKNGPPPNMTTNERRVIVPADPSLWSQDHVRQWLEWAIKEYGLVEVDTSLFQSMDGKELCKMSKEDFLRLTSMYNAEVLLSHLNYLRESSSSLSYNAPSHTDQSPRLAPKEDPSYDAVRRSGWSNNMHSGKGSPAVPQSVCKTTEQQRPQPDPYQILGPTSSRLANPGSGQIQLWQFLLELLSDSANAGCITWEGTGGEFKMTDPDEVARRWGERKSKPNMNYDKLSRALRYYYDKNIMTKVHGKRYAYKFDFHGIAQALQPHPTEASMYKYPSDLAYVPPYHTHQQKVNFVSPHPPSMPVTSSNFFGPAAPYWNSPTGGIYPSPSVPRHPNSHVPSHLGSYY; encoded by the exons GAGGCGCTATCAGTGGTGAGTGAAGACCAGTCCCTGTTCGAGCCACCGtacgctgctgctgccccctTACCCAAGCCGGATATGACTGCATCCAGCGCCCAGGACTATGGGCAGGCCCACAAGATCAACCCCTTACCCCCACAGCAGGAGTGGATTAACCAGCCCGTGCGCGTCAACGTCAAGCGGGAGTATGAACACATCAACGGATCTAG GGAGTCCCCGGTGGACTGCAGCCTGGGGAAGTGCGGTAAGCTGGTCGGCGGGACGGACCCGTCTCAAATGAGCTATGGGAGCTACATGGATGAGAAGAACGGTCCTCCCCCTAACATGAcaaccaatgagagaagagtCATTGTGCCTGCAG ACCCTTCGCTGTGGTCCCAAGACCACGTGCGGCAGTGGCTGGAGTGGGCTATCAAGGAATACGGACTGGTGGAGGTTGACACGTCTTTGTTCCAGAGCATGGATGGAAAGGAGCTCTGTAAGATGAGCAAGGAGGACTTCCTGAGGCTCACCAGCATGTACAATGCCGAAGTCCTGCTCTCACATCTCAATTACCTCAGGGAAA GCAGCTCATCGTTGTCGTACAACGCCCCATCTCACACAGACCAGTCGCCTCGCCTGGCCCCTAAAGAAG ACCCCTCGTATGATGCAGTACGGCGGTCCGGATGGTCAAACAATATGCACAGCGGGAAAG GctcaccagctgtcccacagagCGTGTGCAAAACCACCGAGCAGCAGAGACCCCAGCCAG ATCCCTACCAGATCCTGGGTCCCACCAGCAGTCGACTCGCCAACCCTG GCTCCGGGCAGATCCAGCTGTGGCAGTTCCTCCTGGAGCTGCTGTCGGACAGCGCCAACGCTGGCTGCATCACCTGGGAGGGCACGGGCGGTGAGTTCAAGATGACGGACCCGGACGAGGTGGCGCGGCGCTGGGGCGAGCGCAAGAGCAAGCCCAACATGAACTACGACAAGCTGAGCCGCGCGCTGCGCTACTACTACGACAAGAACATCATGACCAAGGTGCACGGCAAGCGCTACGCCTACAAGTTCGACTTTCACGGCATCGCCCAGGCGCTGCAGCCGCACCCGACCGAGGCATCTATGTACAAGTACCCTTCAGACCTGGCCTACGTGCCCCCCTACCACACCCACCAGCAGAAGGTCAACTTCGTCTCCCCGCACCCTCCCTCCATGCCCGTCACCTCCTCCAACTTCTTCGGGCCGGCCGCCCCTTACTGGAACTCCCCAACCGGGGGCATCTACCCCAGCCCGAGCGTGCCCCGCCACCCCAACTCCCATGTGCCGTCACATCTGGGCAGCTACTACTAA
- the LOC108932296 gene encoding ATP-sensitive inward rectifier potassium channel 1-like, whose translation MFRSFQRYIQDCMMERRIQQNRLVRKDGRCNIEFGNVKYKKQFAFLVDFWTTFVEIRWRYVLLFFNMSFIGSWFIFGLLWFWIAKSNGDLWWQNPPSNHIPCMSNVDGLASAFLFSLETQSTVGYGFRLITPQCPGAIILLVIQVIVGTIINSFALGVIMTKMALPKKRAKTIAFSKTAVICPKNGNLCLLIRVANLRKTLLIGSQIYGKLLRTTITPEGETIIMDQTNIDFVVDAGKDNLFFICPLTLYHVIDKSSPFFEMAVDTLHRQEFELVVFLEGTAESTSSSCQVRTSFIPQEIQWGYNFLPIISRTKEGKYCVDFSNFSKMVPVTTPHCTYCFHSGTEHHHFENKGIDNKAFEAINIPQDTNGVSAGVTEM comes from the coding sequence ATGTTCCGGTCGTTCCAGAGGTATATTCAGGACTGCATGATGGAGCGCAGAATCCAACAAAACCGTCTGGTGAGAAAAGATGGCCGCTGTAACATCGAGTTTGGCAATGTCAAGTACAAAAAGCAATTTGCCTTCCTCGTGGACTTCTGGACAACCTTTGTGGAGATCCGTTGGCGCTACGTGCTCCTTTTCTTCAACATGTCTTTCATAGGCAGCTGGTTCATCTTTGGCCTGCTGTGGTTCTGGATTGCCAAGAGCAACGGAGATCTATGGTGGCAGAACCCCCCCTCTAACCACATTCCATGCATGAGCAATGTTGATGGGCTCGCCTCTGCTTTCCTCTTCTCACTGGAGACACAGAGCACCGTTGGGTATGGTTTCCGACTCATTACACCACAATGTCCCGGAGCCATCATCCTCCTCGTTATCCAGGTCATTGTAGGCACAATAATCAACAGTTTTGCATTGGGGGTCATTATGACTAAAATGGCCTTGCCCAAGAAGAGAGCCAAGACTATCGCTTTCAGCAAGACAGCTGTTATTTGCCCAAAGAATGGCAATCTATGCCTTCTGATCCGGGTGGCCAACCTACGTAAGACTCTGTTGATAGGAAGTCAGATCTATGGGAAACTGCTGAGGACCACCATAACCCCTGAAGGGGAAACCATCATCATGGACCAGACTAACATTGACTTTGTAGTTGATGCAGGTAAAGACAACCTTTTCTTTATCTGTCCCCTCACTCTTTACCACGTCATTGACAAGAGCAGCCCATTCTTTGAGATGGCTGTAGACACGCTGCACCGGCAGGAGTTTGAACTGGTGGTGTTCCTTGAAGGAACAGCTGAATCTACCAGCTCATCCTGCCAAGTAAGGACCTCCTTCATTCCCCAGGAGATCCAGTGGGGTTATAACTTCCTCCCCATCATTTCTCGCACTAAGGAGGGAAAATACTGTGTAGACTTCTCCAACTTCTCCAAAATGGTTCCAGTGACCACACCGCACTGCACCTATTGTTTTCATAGCGGAACGGAGCATCATCACTTCGAGAATAAAGGCATTGACAACAAAGCATTTGAGGCAATCAACATACCTCAGGACACAAACGGTGTCTCAGCTGGTGTCACCGAGATGTGA
- the fli1 gene encoding Friend leukemia integration 1 transcription factor isoform X4 gives MFQTVPDTASYVKVRQHRLYDQEALSVVSEDQSLFEPPYAAAAPLPKPDMTASSAQDYGQAHKINPLPPQQEWINQPVRVNVKREYEHINGSRESPVDCSLGKCGKLVGGTDPSQMSYGSYMDEKNGPPPNMTTNERRVIVPADPSLWSQDHVRQWLEWAIKEYGLVEVDTSLFQSMDGKELCKMSKEDFLRLTSMYNAEVLLSHLNYLRESSSSLSYNAPSHTDQSPRLAPKEGSPAVPQSVCKTTEQQRPQPDPYQILGPTSSRLANPGSGQIQLWQFLLELLSDSANAGCITWEGTGGEFKMTDPDEVARRWGERKSKPNMNYDKLSRALRYYYDKNIMTKVHGKRYAYKFDFHGIAQALQPHPTEASMYKYPSDLAYVPPYHTHQQKVNFVSPHPPSMPVTSSNFFGPAAPYWNSPTGGIYPSPSVPRHPNSHVPSHLGSYY, from the exons GAGGCGCTATCAGTGGTGAGTGAAGACCAGTCCCTGTTCGAGCCACCGtacgctgctgctgccccctTACCCAAGCCGGATATGACTGCATCCAGCGCCCAGGACTATGGGCAGGCCCACAAGATCAACCCCTTACCCCCACAGCAGGAGTGGATTAACCAGCCCGTGCGCGTCAACGTCAAGCGGGAGTATGAACACATCAACGGATCTAG GGAGTCCCCGGTGGACTGCAGCCTGGGGAAGTGCGGTAAGCTGGTCGGCGGGACGGACCCGTCTCAAATGAGCTATGGGAGCTACATGGATGAGAAGAACGGTCCTCCCCCTAACATGAcaaccaatgagagaagagtCATTGTGCCTGCAG ACCCTTCGCTGTGGTCCCAAGACCACGTGCGGCAGTGGCTGGAGTGGGCTATCAAGGAATACGGACTGGTGGAGGTTGACACGTCTTTGTTCCAGAGCATGGATGGAAAGGAGCTCTGTAAGATGAGCAAGGAGGACTTCCTGAGGCTCACCAGCATGTACAATGCCGAAGTCCTGCTCTCACATCTCAATTACCTCAGGGAAA GCAGCTCATCGTTGTCGTACAACGCCCCATCTCACACAGACCAGTCGCCTCGCCTGGCCCCTAAAGAAG GctcaccagctgtcccacagagCGTGTGCAAAACCACCGAGCAGCAGAGACCCCAGCCAG ATCCCTACCAGATCCTGGGTCCCACCAGCAGTCGACTCGCCAACCCTG GCTCCGGGCAGATCCAGCTGTGGCAGTTCCTCCTGGAGCTGCTGTCGGACAGCGCCAACGCTGGCTGCATCACCTGGGAGGGCACGGGCGGTGAGTTCAAGATGACGGACCCGGACGAGGTGGCGCGGCGCTGGGGCGAGCGCAAGAGCAAGCCCAACATGAACTACGACAAGCTGAGCCGCGCGCTGCGCTACTACTACGACAAGAACATCATGACCAAGGTGCACGGCAAGCGCTACGCCTACAAGTTCGACTTTCACGGCATCGCCCAGGCGCTGCAGCCGCACCCGACCGAGGCATCTATGTACAAGTACCCTTCAGACCTGGCCTACGTGCCCCCCTACCACACCCACCAGCAGAAGGTCAACTTCGTCTCCCCGCACCCTCCCTCCATGCCCGTCACCTCCTCCAACTTCTTCGGGCCGGCCGCCCCTTACTGGAACTCCCCAACCGGGGGCATCTACCCCAGCCCGAGCGTGCCCCGCCACCCCAACTCCCATGTGCCGTCACATCTGGGCAGCTACTACTAA